CCGCGCCGTAGTCGGCCGCATCGAGCCCATAGAGCGGGGCGGTGTCCTGATTGACGTAACCGACGTTGCTCAGAAAGAGGTCCTTGAACGCCCCCCCCTCGAACGCCACGTCCTCGAAGAGGGCGTCCATCTCTGCCATCATCGGAGCGACAACATCCGGGGAGTAGTCGGGGAACCGGGTCGTGTCGTGTTCGATCGCTCCCCAGCGCGAACCCGTGCGAATGTCCGCATAAACACGATGGAACTGGGCCACGACCGGCGCCGTCTTTTCGCGGTCCTGGATCATCCGCTGGGCCTGCGCCAGGATCTGCGCTTTGGTAGCGAGCTGGCCAGCGTCGGCCGCGGCGTCCAGGATGTCATCTGGAATGGAATCCCACAGCAGGAACGAGAGCCTGGCCGCCACTTCGTGGCTGGAGAGCTTGATCGCGTCTCCTTCGCGGTCCTGCGTCAGCTCGGGGCGCATGAGGAACGAGGGCGAAGCGAGGAAGGCGAAGAGGATGGCCTCGGCGATCTCATCGGGCGTGCCCCGGGGCTCCACGGCGGTGAGCCGCAGCAGGCTCTGCACCTCTTCTTCGAGCAGAGGACGGCGGAACGCCTTGCGACCAAAGGTGATGATCGTCTCTTCCAGGCACGTCGGCGCCGCCGGATCACAGGCGAGGAACGTGGGTTTGTTCGGCCCGCCCATCACCTCGGCGGCGACGTGTTCGGCGGCCGCGAGATAGCCGTTCCATGCGGGGTCTGTCATGTCCCCCTCGAAGTCGGGGACGAGGAGCGCAGACGGCGGGAGGTCGCCGGCGCTCGCCAGCGTCGTCACGCCGAGCAGATCCCGCACCACCGCGTCGTACTGCCGGTCGAGCAGGCGCGGGATCTGGGACGTCACCGGGATGCCGGGGAGGCAGGGATCCCCCCCTCCGACGCCTGATCCCGCCCCGACGCCGGCCGCTGTGCCGCTGCCGCCGCCGCTCTGCTCGTCGGCGTCGGTGCCCTTGCCCAGGATCGTGATCCCGCACCCAGGGGCGATGAGCGAGAGCGCCGCGAAGCAGCAGAGCGAAGATACGGCGTGCAAGAGCCTCATGACAAAGCCTCCCGCCGTAGCAATCTCCGAGTCTCTCCCCGGGGATCACAATTTCGTCGCGCGCCGGGCGGCCGGTGATCAGAGCGAGAGACCGGCGCCGACGCGGAGCGTCCACGTGACCGCGGGCACCTCGTGGATGAGCTGCGCGGGGTTCTCGAACACGAACGATCGCCGCACCAGCGGAAATTCCGGTCCACCTTGCGCGTCGACCCGCAGGAGGGCCCCGAGCGAGGCGGTCACGCGCGCGAGGAGCCCGAGGCTGGCCCAGGGGACGGTGCCCTCCTCCACGTCGGAGATCGCCTTGCCGACCAGCCCGCTGCCATGAAGGAAGCCGCCCTCCGCGCCCACGCAGGGCCCGAGCGAGAGCCGGCGTGCCGGGCGGACGAGGTCCGCGCAGGCGTCGACCCGGCCGATCCCGCGCAGGAAGCGGGCGCCGCCCGGCCCGGCATCGACAGCGCCGGTGGAGGCCACCTCGGCAGCGACGCGGAGCGCCGCGCCGAGGCCCAGATCGGCGCGCAGCTCGACGAAGGGCCCCCCGCCGAGCAGCGCCTCGGGGGCGACCCCGGACACCGCGCTCCCCTGGAGGCCGAGCGTCCACGGGCGCTCCACGGGCCGCCGCGGCTGCGGAGAGCGCGAGGCCCCAGCGACCGGTGACGGCAGGCCGATCGGCGCGGTCGCGGG
The DNA window shown above is from Sorangium aterium and carries:
- a CDS encoding DUF1592 domain-containing protein, whose product is MRLLHAVSSLCCFAALSLIAPGCGITILGKGTDADEQSGGGSGTAAGVGAGSGVGGGDPCLPGIPVTSQIPRLLDRQYDAVVRDLLGVTTLASAGDLPPSALLVPDFEGDMTDPAWNGYLAAAEHVAAEVMGGPNKPTFLACDPAAPTCLEETIITFGRKAFRRPLLEEEVQSLLRLTAVEPRGTPDEIAEAILFAFLASPSFLMRPELTQDREGDAIKLSSHEVAARLSFLLWDSIPDDILDAAADAGQLATKAQILAQAQRMIQDREKTAPVVAQFHRVYADIRTGSRWGAIEHDTTRFPDYSPDVVAPMMAEMDALFEDVAFEGGAFKDLFLSNVGYVNQDTAPLYGLDAADYGAELTRVELDPNERPGFLTRVGFLSSYSRYDATNPILRGAFVSTRLLGVNLAPVPGASETPRPPGEFSTEREVVDALTSSTNCAVCHDTYVNPPGFVLERYDAVGKVQTIDPLGGAIDGTADVTFGANNVKRITSPIELMNELAADPGARRHYAERWVAFATGRAPNGNDACDVDGLSASLSVDGYTLLDLLTDLTQTDSFRLRVVGD